A stretch of the Janthinobacterium sp. B9-8 genome encodes the following:
- the rodA gene encoding rod shape-determining protein RodA has protein sequence MRFIRPIDPWLLLFTFLVLLLSTILLFSASNRDLDMIMNKITFMGIALTVMWVVANTSQQTLIRLAVPAYVVGLLLLIAVALFGDISHGARRWLHVGVTKIQPSELMKLALPMMLAWYFHHFETSIRWKHYLFAAMLMIVPVGLIMKQPDLGTSLLIASSGFYVLFFAGLSWKFIGLMGAAGGGLAYVVTHWDLCINILHEYQCRRVATMLDPMQDPLGAGYHIIQGTIAIGSGGLFGKGWLNGTQTHLDFIPERTTDFIFAVFGEEFGLLGNAILLILYLLIIGRGLVIANNASTLFGRLLAGAITLTFFTYAFVNMGMVSGILPVVGIPLPLVSYGGTSMVSLLTGFGLLMSIQGDRKLMKS, from the coding sequence ATGCGTTTTATTCGGCCTATTGATCCTTGGCTCTTATTGTTTACATTTTTAGTCCTGCTGCTTTCTACGATTTTGCTGTTTTCTGCCTCAAATCGTGATTTAGACATGATCATGAATAAAATCACCTTTATGGGCATTGCCCTTACGGTGATGTGGGTGGTGGCTAATACCTCGCAGCAAACATTGATACGTCTTGCCGTACCCGCCTATGTGGTAGGCTTGCTGCTACTGATTGCCGTGGCACTTTTTGGCGATATTAGCCACGGTGCGCGGCGCTGGCTACATGTTGGGGTAACTAAGATTCAGCCTTCAGAATTAATGAAGCTGGCTTTGCCGATGATGCTAGCTTGGTATTTCCATCATTTTGAAACCAGTATTCGCTGGAAGCATTATTTATTTGCTGCCATGCTGATGATTGTGCCGGTTGGCCTGATCATGAAACAACCCGATCTGGGCACCAGCTTACTTATTGCATCATCAGGGTTTTATGTGCTGTTTTTTGCTGGCCTGTCGTGGAAATTTATCGGCCTGATGGGCGCTGCGGGCGGTGGACTAGCCTATGTAGTCACCCACTGGGATTTATGCATTAATATCTTGCACGAATACCAATGCCGCCGTGTTGCCACCATGCTTGATCCCATGCAAGATCCGCTGGGCGCCGGATACCATATTATTCAAGGCACCATTGCCATTGGTTCGGGCGGCCTCTTTGGTAAAGGCTGGCTTAACGGCACACAAACCCACTTAGATTTTATTCCTGAACGCACTACAGACTTTATTTTTGCGGTATTTGGTGAGGAATTTGGCCTGCTCGGTAATGCTATTTTACTGATCTTATATTTACTGATTATTGGCCGTGGCTTAGTCATTGCCAACAACGCATCGACTTTATTTGGTCGCTTATTGGCCGGAGCCATTACGCTCACCTTTTTCACCTACGCCTTTGTCAATATGGGCATGGTCTCTGGCATTTTACCGGTGGTGGGAATTCCCCTACCACTGGTGTCTTATGGCGGCACCTCGATGGTGTCGCTGCTCACCGGCTTTGGGCTCTTAATGAGTATTCAAGGTGATCGTAAGTTGATGAAATCATGA
- a CDS encoding septal ring lytic transglycosylase RlpA family protein, whose product MKLQHYSSLIAALLLAACSTTPMPPPTTKPLPTHLPPGPTTPPQYSCSYSAKGSGAFYKDDGPMDSFPSGIDQIPEPLPRWEPLHRWANNPYTVLGQNFSPLPRPGELKQRGTASWYGRKFHGQKTSTGEIYDMFAITAAHPTLPIPSYARVTNVKNGRSIIVRVNDRGPFLHGRVIDLSFLAACRLGYTMNGSAEVEVESLLASDTPSNIAAAVQPVIAAKPKPISIPLADAGNGAIYLQLGAFGSLANAENFRNHVSGQLDSEANKLLIQTIGQLHRVRLGPYPDRKTAELVAAKISGESQLPTVLSH is encoded by the coding sequence ATGAAGCTACAACACTACTCCTCGCTGATCGCAGCGTTATTACTGGCAGCATGTAGTACTACACCGATGCCTCCACCAACGACCAAACCCTTGCCAACCCATTTGCCGCCAGGACCGACTACACCGCCGCAGTACAGCTGTAGCTACTCAGCCAAAGGAAGCGGTGCATTTTATAAAGACGATGGCCCGATGGACTCATTTCCATCGGGTATCGATCAGATTCCTGAGCCACTACCACGCTGGGAGCCGCTACATCGTTGGGCAAATAATCCTTATACCGTGCTAGGACAAAACTTTAGCCCTCTGCCGCGCCCCGGCGAGCTAAAGCAACGCGGCACTGCATCTTGGTACGGGCGTAAATTTCACGGGCAAAAAACATCCACCGGCGAAATCTACGATATGTTCGCGATTACGGCAGCGCACCCCACGCTGCCTATTCCGTCGTATGCCCGTGTCACCAATGTAAAAAATGGCCGCAGTATTATTGTGCGTGTCAACGACAGAGGCCCGTTTTTGCATGGCCGCGTCATCGATTTATCTTTTTTGGCCGCCTGCCGCCTTGGGTACACCATGAATGGCAGCGCCGAAGTGGAAGTAGAAAGCCTGCTGGCCAGTGATACGCCAAGCAATATAGCAGCAGCCGTTCAGCCAGTCATTGCAGCCAAACCCAAGCCCATTAGTATTCCGCTGGCTGATGCAGGCAATGGCGCAATCTACTTACAGTTAGGGGCTTTTGGCTCGCTCGCCAATGCCGAAAACTTCCGTAATCATGTATCTGGGCAGCTCGATAGCGAAGCCAATAAGCTCCTGATTCAAACCATAGGCCAGCTTCATCGCGTAAGGCTTGGCCCCTACCCCGATCGAAAAACCGCCGAACTGGTAGCAGCCAAAATCAGCGGTGAATCTCAGCTGCCTACCGTGCTTAGCCACTAG